One genomic region from Gallus gallus isolate bGalGal1 unplaced genomic scaffold, bGalGal1.mat.broiler.GRCg7b scaffold_66, whole genome shotgun sequence encodes:
- the FTSJ1 gene encoding putative tRNA (cytidine(32)/guanosine(34)-2'-O)-methyltransferase produces the protein MGRSSKDKRDIYYRLAKEGGWRARSAFKLLQLQQRFDLFCGVRRAVDLCAAPGSWSQVLSRELRGTPEDPVQVVAVDLQAMAPLPGVVQIQGDITKVSTAQEIQRHFSGRPADLVVCDGAPDVTGLHDLDEYIQAQLLLAALNITTHVLKKGGTFVAKIFRGKDSPLLYSQLRLFFTDVTCAKPRSSRNSSIEAFVVCRNYSPPQGYVPTMDNPLLDPDGVLALSELSGPSRLIVPFVACGDLSAYDPDRTYPLQLSPEQPYRYVPPPTPPIAPPYAAALRRQRGGGPSCKGVGVQGASCEQLGVQGASCEQLGVQGASCEQLGMQGASCEQLGMQGALCDKVGLQGALCKDTDVQDEEGEALHETGVQAATCEISVQGAMCKEIGVRGASREQPGVQGASCKGMGVQRDGERGASCKEMRVQEPLREQLGVQGHERGKGAPCKEMGVQGAMCKMDVQGALCEAEEGAVCKEGGSQCKETSVQSPSCKEMSVQAASCDGAGVQGALHEQEEHLCKELQRQGITQ, from the exons gtgtGCGCCGTGCAGTGGATCTCTGCGCTGCCCCCGGCAGCTGGAGCCAAGTGCTgagcagggagctcag GGGGACCCCCGAGGACCCGGTGCAGGTGGTGGCGGTGGACCTGCAGGCCATGGCGCCGCTGCCGGGGGTGGTGCAGATCCAGGGCGACATCACCAAG gtgTCCACAGCCCAAGAGATCCAACGCCACTTTTCGGGGCGCCCGGCCGACCTGGTGGTGTGTGATGGGGCCCCCGATG tGACGGGGCTGCACGATCTGGATGAGTACATCcaggctcagctgctgctggcg GCTCTCAACATCACCACCCACGTCCTGAAGAAGGGGGGCACCTTTGTGGCCAAG ATTTTCCGTGGGAAGGATTCCCCCCTGCTTTACTCCCAGCTGCGCCTCTTCTTCACCGACGTCACCTGCGCCAAACCCCGCAGCAGCCGCAACTCCAGCATCG AAGCGTTCGTGGTTTGTCGTAACTACAGCCCCCCCCAGGGCTACGTGCCCACCATGGACAACCCGCTGCTGGATCCCGATGGGG TTCTGGCGCTGTCGGAGCTGTCGGGGCCATCGCGTCTCATTGTCCCCTTCGTGGCATGCGGGGATCTGAGCGCATACGACCCCGACCGCACGTATCCGCTGCAG CTGTCCCCGGAGCAGCCGTACCGCTACGtaccccccccaaccccccccatcgCACCCCCCTACGCTGCTGCGCTGCGCCGGCAGCGCGGGGGGGGGCCCTCGTGCAAGGGGGTGGGCGTGCAAGGAGCCTCATGTGAGCAGCTGGGCGTGCAAGGAGCCTCATGTGAGCAGCTGGGCGTGCAAGGAGCCTCGTGCGAGCAGCTGGGCATGCAAGGAGCCTCGTGTGAGCAGCTGGGCATGCAAGGAGCCTTGTGTGACAAGGTGGGCTTGCAAGGAGCCTTGTGCAAAGACACAGATGTGCAAGATGAGGAAGGAGAAGCCTTGCACGAGACGGGTGTGCAAGCAGCCACGTGTGAGATAAGTGTGCAAGGCGCTATGTGCAAGGAGATAGGCGTGCGAGGAGCCTCGCGTGAGCAACCGGGTGTGCAAGGTGCCTCGTGCAAGGGGATGGGCGTgcaaagagatggagaaagaggaGCGTCGTGCAAGGAGATGCGTGTGCAAGAACCCCTGCGTGAACAACTGGGTGTGCAAGGACATGAGAGAGGAAAGGGAGCCCCGTGCAAGGAGATGGGCGTGCAAGGAGCCATGTGCAAGATGGACGTGCAAGGAGCCTTGTGCGAGGCGGAGGAAGGAGCTGTGTGCAAAGAGGGGGGTTCCCAGTGCAAGGAGACGAGCGTGCAAAGCCCCTCGTGCAAAGAGATGAGTGTGCAAGCAGCCTCGTGCGACGGAGCCGGTGTGCAAGGAGCTCTCCATGAGCAGGAAGAACACTTGTGCAAGGAGCTGCAGCGCCAGGGCATCACACAgtaa